The following are encoded together in the Pedobacter steynii genome:
- the hutU gene encoding urocanate hydratase — MDISLDLSKKQTPTGNTLTCKGWVQEAALRMLLNNLDPEVAERPEDLIVYGGRGKAARNKEALALIVKALQNLEDTETLLIQSGKPVGILPTHKDAPRVLISNSQLVPKWATQQHFDELEDKGLMMYGQMTAGSWIYIGSQGIVQGTYETYAALARKHFQRNLKGTLNVTAGLGGMGGAQPLAITMNQGVCLAADVEEWRIQKRLETRYIDEIEHDIDTAIDKALQYKKDGKAISIGVVCNAVELLQRLIDRNIIPDTLTDQTSAHDPLIGYFPEGLSVAEAAKLRIENPEEYVKQSYATMAKHVRQMLELQKRGAITFDYGNNLRGRALEVGVENAFDFPGFVPAYIRPLFCEGKGPFRWAALSGDPQDIYETDKLILELFPENESLKQWITMAQERIAFQGLPARICWLGQGEREKAGLAFNKLVAEGKVKAPIVIGRDHLDTGSVASPNRETEAMLDGSDAVADWPILNALINTAGGASWVSLHHGGGVGIGYSIHAGMVIVADGTDDAAVRIKRVLHNDPAMGVIRHADAGYDIAKDTLRQHRLGL; from the coding sequence ATGGATATTAGTTTAGACTTAAGTAAAAAACAAACCCCAACCGGAAATACATTGACCTGTAAAGGATGGGTACAGGAGGCGGCGTTACGAATGCTGTTAAATAACCTTGATCCTGAAGTAGCTGAACGTCCGGAAGACCTGATCGTTTATGGTGGTCGCGGTAAAGCTGCCAGAAACAAGGAAGCTTTAGCCCTGATTGTAAAAGCACTACAAAATTTAGAAGATACCGAAACCTTACTGATCCAATCTGGAAAGCCAGTGGGTATATTACCAACGCATAAAGACGCTCCAAGGGTTTTAATATCCAATTCCCAGTTAGTCCCAAAATGGGCAACTCAGCAGCATTTTGATGAACTGGAAGATAAAGGATTGATGATGTATGGTCAGATGACGGCCGGATCATGGATTTATATCGGTTCGCAGGGAATCGTACAGGGCACCTATGAGACTTATGCTGCTCTGGCGCGCAAACATTTTCAGCGTAACCTGAAAGGCACATTGAATGTGACGGCCGGATTAGGAGGAATGGGTGGAGCACAGCCGCTAGCCATCACCATGAACCAGGGTGTTTGTCTTGCTGCTGATGTGGAAGAATGGCGCATTCAAAAGCGGCTGGAAACCCGTTACATTGATGAGATTGAACATGATATCGATACAGCTATTGATAAAGCCTTACAATATAAAAAAGACGGGAAAGCCATTTCTATTGGCGTGGTTTGTAATGCCGTAGAATTGTTACAGCGATTGATAGACCGAAATATCATTCCTGATACATTAACTGACCAGACTTCTGCACATGATCCATTAATTGGTTATTTCCCTGAAGGACTTAGTGTTGCTGAAGCAGCGAAACTACGTATTGAAAATCCGGAAGAATATGTAAAACAGTCGTACGCAACAATGGCAAAACATGTACGACAAATGCTGGAGCTGCAAAAACGTGGTGCGATCACTTTTGACTACGGAAATAACCTTCGCGGAAGAGCGTTGGAAGTAGGGGTTGAAAATGCCTTCGATTTTCCTGGTTTTGTACCCGCTTATATTCGTCCGCTATTTTGTGAAGGAAAGGGGCCTTTCCGCTGGGCTGCACTAAGTGGCGACCCACAGGACATCTATGAAACGGATAAACTGATTTTGGAACTTTTTCCAGAGAATGAAAGTCTGAAACAATGGATCACTATGGCTCAGGAACGCATTGCATTCCAGGGCCTGCCCGCACGTATTTGCTGGCTTGGTCAGGGAGAAAGAGAGAAAGCCGGATTGGCATTCAATAAACTGGTAGCGGAAGGTAAAGTAAAAGCACCTATAGTAATTGGAAGGGATCACCTTGATACCGGCTCAGTAGCCTCGCCAAACAGAGAGACCGAAGCCATGCTAGATGGCTCTGATGCAGTAGCTGACTGGCCGATTCTAAATGCGTTGATTAATACCGCTGGTGGTGCCAGTTGGGTTTCTTTACACCATGGTGGCGGTGTTGGAATAGGTTATTCTATCCATGCAGGAATGGTGATCGTTGCTGATGGGACCGATGATGCAGCTGTCAGGATCAAACGAGTTTTACACAATGACCCGGCAATGGGTGTAATCAGACATGCGGACGCCGGATATGATATCGCCAAAGATACTTTACGTCAACACAGGTTAGGTCTTTAA
- a CDS encoding TonB-dependent receptor, which translates to MKKIHLVLIVLLYTFFSANSFAAELSEVKGKITDASTQEPLAGATVYISDLKAVTTTNSNGEFTLKNIPSKGRFLMEVRFIGYKTYSKMVDLATINTLNVPMEPSVIESAEVVITGSPFSSNNKTNSLSVVTVGKDKLAQAGGTNLVDAISRIPGVSQVSTGGAISKPTIRGLGYNRVLTMVDGAREEAQQWGDEHGIEVDQFSAARVEILKGPASLLYGSDALGGVINIIDDLVPPPGVFNGDFTTSYSTNNGLSASSLMLQGNDNGFVYRGRASYKNAYGFGYKNTTVPNSGFNEFNLNGMVGLNKSWGYSHLTFSRFHTNIGLVEDGPNEQGNFLNENGEVITKSEAQERRLGLPFQNINHYRAALNSNFILGNGQLKTTFAFQRNMRKEFEESATEPGLNLNLNSYTYDVKYYFPNAGKWEPAIGVQGMYQKNVNKGDEFLIPDYNSNNIGAFAYLKRNFEKGAINIGARYDYKKINGEDLSIDGEQVFNRFDNKFSNISGSIGFAYEVAKNLVLKGNAGSGFRAPNIAELAANGRHEGTFRYEIGNSKLKQETSLQFDLGLEYTAKSVTFGLNAYANRIFNYIYPGNFNKETKELTNEAGEIEILPVYRFVQTKADLIGGEASMDFHLVKSLHFENSFAYVRGINRSDDSPLPFIPAASINNELRFEPGIKGLDGTYIKVGVSNVLKQARFDSFETQTDGYTLLDAGIGTSIKTGKGKLNLWVTGQNLLDKKYYNHLSRYKPAGIYNTGRNVTFGINIPFM; encoded by the coding sequence ATGAAAAAGATACATCTTGTATTAATTGTCTTGCTATATACTTTTTTTTCTGCCAATAGTTTTGCGGCAGAATTGTCAGAAGTTAAGGGTAAAATTACCGATGCCAGCACTCAGGAACCTTTGGCTGGCGCCACAGTATACATCAGCGATTTAAAAGCGGTAACGACCACTAATAGCAACGGAGAGTTTACCTTAAAAAACATTCCTTCAAAGGGAAGATTTTTAATGGAGGTCCGTTTTATAGGTTATAAAACTTATTCAAAAATGGTAGATCTGGCTACCATCAATACCTTAAATGTTCCTATGGAGCCTTCGGTTATCGAAAGTGCAGAAGTGGTGATCACCGGCTCTCCTTTTAGTTCCAACAATAAAACAAACAGTTTGTCAGTAGTAACCGTTGGCAAAGATAAACTGGCTCAGGCCGGAGGGACGAATCTGGTTGATGCGATTTCCAGAATTCCTGGTGTTTCGCAGGTGAGTACAGGCGGAGCAATCTCTAAGCCCACTATCCGGGGATTAGGCTATAACAGGGTATTAACCATGGTAGACGGTGCCAGAGAAGAGGCGCAACAATGGGGTGATGAACACGGAATTGAGGTAGACCAGTTTTCTGCAGCACGGGTGGAGATCCTGAAAGGACCAGCCAGTTTGCTTTATGGATCTGACGCATTGGGAGGAGTGATTAATATTATTGATGACCTTGTTCCTCCGCCGGGGGTATTCAACGGAGATTTTACGACTTCTTATAGTACCAATAATGGACTTAGTGCGTCTTCTTTGATGCTTCAGGGCAATGATAACGGATTTGTATATCGTGGGCGTGCTTCTTATAAGAACGCTTATGGTTTTGGTTATAAAAATACTACGGTCCCGAATTCAGGATTTAATGAGTTTAATCTGAATGGAATGGTTGGGCTAAATAAAAGCTGGGGATATTCTCACCTGACTTTCTCCCGTTTTCATACCAATATTGGCCTGGTGGAAGATGGGCCAAACGAGCAGGGAAATTTCCTGAATGAGAATGGAGAGGTGATTACAAAATCTGAAGCACAGGAAAGAAGATTAGGTTTACCTTTTCAGAACATCAATCACTACCGTGCAGCATTGAACAGTAATTTTATTTTGGGTAACGGACAGCTGAAAACTACTTTCGCCTTTCAAAGAAATATGAGAAAGGAATTTGAAGAAAGTGCAACTGAACCGGGCTTGAATTTAAACCTGAACTCTTATACCTATGATGTAAAGTATTATTTTCCTAATGCGGGCAAATGGGAACCTGCAATTGGTGTTCAGGGCATGTACCAGAAGAATGTCAATAAGGGCGATGAATTCCTGATTCCTGATTACAATAGCAATAATATTGGAGCTTTTGCATACCTGAAACGGAACTTTGAAAAAGGAGCGATCAATATTGGTGCCCGTTATGATTATAAAAAAATAAACGGAGAAGACCTATCTATAGATGGGGAACAGGTATTTAATCGCTTTGATAATAAGTTCTCTAATATTTCCGGTTCTATCGGTTTTGCTTATGAGGTAGCCAAAAATCTCGTGTTGAAAGGAAATGCCGGATCGGGGTTCAGGGCACCAAATATTGCTGAACTTGCCGCAAATGGTCGTCATGAAGGGACTTTTAGGTATGAAATTGGAAATAGTAAACTGAAGCAGGAAACCAGCTTACAGTTTGATCTTGGCCTGGAGTATACGGCAAAATCTGTAACGTTTGGCCTGAATGCTTATGCCAACAGAATCTTTAACTACATCTATCCGGGGAATTTCAATAAGGAAACTAAAGAGTTGACCAACGAAGCAGGAGAAATAGAAATTTTACCTGTCTATCGTTTTGTACAGACAAAAGCAGACCTGATTGGTGGTGAAGCATCTATGGATTTTCACCTGGTGAAATCGCTTCACTTTGAAAATTCATTTGCTTATGTCAGAGGAATTAACCGCTCTGATGATTCTCCATTGCCATTCATTCCGGCGGCATCTATTAATAATGAGCTGCGCTTTGAACCAGGCATAAAAGGGCTTGACGGAACTTATATTAAAGTTGGTGTTAGTAATGTATTAAAACAGGCTCGCTTTGATAGCTTTGAAACACAAACCGATGGTTATACTTTGCTAGATGCAGGTATAGGAACATCAATCAAGACGGGAAAAGGAAAACTGAATCTATGGGTAACTGGACAGAATCTGTTGGATAAAAAATATTACAATCACCTGAGCAGATATAAGCCTGCAGGTATTTATAATACAGGAAGGAATGTTACTTTCGGAATCAACATTCCGTTTATGTAG
- the hutH gene encoding histidine ammonia-lyase, with translation MSTYQIGLERLSLAQIAWIIEEKQTLQLSDAALAKIKKCRNYLDDKLKRHDGPIYGINTGFGYLQNVEIESEKLSQLQHNLLLSHACGTGEEVSSEIVRLMLLLKIQSLSYGHSAIALTTVQRLIDFYNNDILPVIYTQGSLGASGDLAPLAHLALPLIGEGVVLYKGIKTTTKELYATLGWEALKLQSKEGLALINGTQFMSSYGVFCLLKAQSLAKWADAIAAISIDGFDCRIDPFDTFSHIIRPHAGQIHTAQNISKWLNGSELIKREGKQTQDPYSFRCVPQVHGASKDSINYIQSVFETEINSVTDNPNVFPDEDRIISAGNFHGQPLALTLDFLCIALAEFGSISERRTFQLISGQRGLPPFLVKDAGLNSGLMITQYTAASIASENKQLCTPASIDSIVSSNGQEDHVSMGANAATKCLRVVYNLERILAIELLTATQALDLRKPLASSDAIESLVANYRKVVSFNEADRLLATDIAASVNFLKTEKI, from the coding sequence ATGAGCACTTACCAAATAGGTTTGGAAAGATTATCTCTGGCACAAATCGCCTGGATCATCGAAGAAAAACAAACCCTACAATTATCCGATGCGGCCCTTGCTAAAATAAAAAAATGCAGAAACTATCTGGACGATAAGCTTAAACGTCATGATGGCCCTATATATGGAATCAATACCGGATTTGGCTATTTACAAAATGTAGAGATCGAATCTGAGAAACTTTCTCAATTGCAACATAATTTACTGTTGTCCCACGCCTGTGGTACCGGAGAGGAAGTATCTTCTGAGATTGTACGTTTGATGTTATTGCTGAAAATTCAGTCCCTTAGCTATGGGCATTCTGCAATCGCCTTAACTACCGTTCAGCGTCTGATTGATTTTTACAATAATGATATTCTCCCGGTAATCTACACCCAGGGCTCTTTAGGTGCTTCCGGCGATCTGGCTCCACTAGCTCACCTGGCCTTGCCGTTGATTGGGGAAGGTGTAGTTCTCTATAAAGGGATAAAAACAACGACAAAAGAGCTTTATGCTACTTTAGGTTGGGAAGCATTAAAGCTTCAATCTAAAGAAGGCCTGGCTTTAATTAACGGTACTCAGTTCATGAGTTCCTACGGTGTTTTCTGTCTGCTTAAAGCACAGAGCCTGGCAAAATGGGCAGATGCAATTGCTGCAATTTCCATCGATGGATTTGACTGCAGAATTGATCCATTTGATACATTTAGCCATATCATCAGACCGCATGCAGGACAAATACATACAGCCCAGAATATTAGTAAATGGCTGAATGGAAGTGAACTGATCAAGCGCGAAGGCAAGCAAACTCAAGATCCCTATTCTTTCCGTTGCGTGCCTCAGGTGCATGGGGCAAGTAAAGACAGCATCAACTATATTCAATCTGTTTTTGAAACAGAAATCAATTCCGTAACAGATAATCCAAATGTATTTCCAGACGAAGACCGCATTATCTCTGCGGGCAATTTCCACGGGCAGCCTTTAGCGCTGACACTGGACTTCCTGTGTATAGCTCTGGCAGAATTTGGTTCTATCTCTGAAAGAAGAACTTTTCAACTGATTTCCGGCCAGAGAGGATTACCCCCTTTCCTGGTAAAGGATGCAGGCTTAAACTCGGGTTTGATGATTACGCAATACACCGCAGCATCTATTGCAAGTGAAAATAAACAGCTGTGTACACCAGCATCTATAGACAGTATTGTTTCCAGCAATGGACAGGAAGACCATGTAAGTATGGGTGCGAATGCAGCGACCAAGTGTTTACGAGTAGTCTATAACCTGGAAAGAATCCTGGCAATAGAACTGCTCACCGCAACACAGGCATTAGACCTAAGAAAGCCTCTGGCTTCTTCAGACGCTATTGAATCATTGGTTGCTAATTATAGAAAAGTGGTTTCTTTTAATGAGGCAGATCGTCTATTGGCAACAGATATCGCGGCTTCAGTGAACTTCCTGAAAACAGAAAAAATTTAA
- a CDS encoding alpha/beta fold hydrolase, whose product MFSKKISFYFLFFFGSLAGMAQQTDTLSITLENVKYAYPVKYFPIHAEGQDLRMAYMDVAPLNAPNGRTVVLFHGKNFGGYYWGNTIKALRERGFRVIVPDQIGFGKSSKAFIHYSFHQMARWNKALLDTLGIQKANILGHSMGGMLATRFALLYPESTEKLLLENPIGLEDYRSFVPYISTEDQYKTELKATAESVRKYYQSSYFTVWKPEYEELVRIAGGVTAGADFPRWAKVAAMTFTMIYEQPVVHEFINVRVPAVLFIGKEDKTIVGKGLLSPDQQALHGQYRFLGKQTAAKIPGAKIVEFEGCGHIPHIEIPTEFNVALLGSL is encoded by the coding sequence ATGTTTTCTAAAAAAATCTCATTTTACTTCTTGTTTTTCTTCGGTAGCCTTGCTGGTATGGCTCAGCAAACAGATACTTTGTCTATCACTTTGGAAAACGTTAAATATGCTTACCCCGTAAAATATTTCCCTATTCATGCTGAAGGTCAGGACCTGCGGATGGCGTATATGGACGTTGCTCCTCTGAATGCTCCAAATGGAAGAACTGTAGTGCTCTTTCATGGAAAGAATTTTGGGGGTTATTATTGGGGAAATACGATAAAAGCACTCAGAGAAAGGGGATTCAGAGTGATTGTTCCTGATCAGATTGGTTTTGGAAAATCCTCGAAAGCATTTATTCATTATAGTTTCCATCAGATGGCACGATGGAATAAAGCCTTACTGGATACTTTAGGAATTCAAAAAGCAAATATCCTGGGGCATTCTATGGGAGGGATGCTGGCTACCCGTTTTGCTTTATTGTACCCGGAAAGTACAGAAAAACTATTGCTGGAAAATCCAATAGGATTGGAAGATTACAGAAGTTTTGTTCCTTATATCAGCACAGAAGATCAATATAAAACTGAGCTGAAAGCTACCGCCGAAAGTGTCAGGAAATATTATCAGAGTTCTTATTTTACTGTTTGGAAACCGGAGTATGAGGAGCTGGTACGTATTGCCGGAGGAGTAACTGCCGGTGCTGACTTTCCGCGTTGGGCGAAAGTAGCAGCCATGACTTTTACTATGATCTATGAACAGCCGGTGGTTCACGAGTTTATCAATGTTCGCGTACCTGCTGTTTTATTTATTGGTAAAGAAGATAAGACTATAGTGGGAAAGGGCTTGCTCAGCCCTGATCAACAAGCTTTACACGGGCAGTACCGTTTTCTTGGGAAACAAACTGCGGCTAAAATTCCAGGCGCTAAGATTGTGGAGTTTGAAGGCTGTGGGCATATTCCTCATATAGAAATACCCACAGAATTCAATGTTGCCCTACTGGGGAGCCTATAG
- a CDS encoding zinc-dependent peptidase, which translates to MQSFFILIPIFLLVIYFIFRKDNHKNYVSLSESDKQLLFQHVTYYQHLTVDDRLRFEQRLSAFLSGIHIEGVGTPISVLDKLLIASSAVIPVFGFEDWRYDNLTNVLLYPDTFNKDFQYEGGDRNISGMVGSGYMNGQMILSRAALLQGFSNAADKENTAIHEFVHLLDKSDGATDGIPENLMKHEYTIPWIKMIHGEMHKIEQGKSDINPYAITNEAEFFAVVSEYFFEKPDQFKSRHPELYESLSEIFLQDPAQKLL; encoded by the coding sequence ATGCAGTCTTTTTTCATCCTTATCCCCATCTTTCTGTTGGTAATTTATTTCATTTTCAGAAAAGACAATCATAAAAATTATGTGAGCCTGAGTGAGTCAGATAAACAGTTGTTATTCCAGCATGTAACCTATTATCAACACCTCACGGTAGATGATCGTCTCCGATTTGAACAGAGGCTCTCTGCTTTTTTAAGCGGGATACATATAGAAGGAGTAGGCACTCCGATCAGTGTCCTGGACAAACTTTTAATTGCCTCAAGTGCTGTGATCCCGGTTTTCGGTTTTGAAGACTGGAGATACGACAATCTGACGAATGTATTATTATATCCTGATACCTTTAATAAAGATTTTCAATATGAAGGGGGAGACAGAAACATTTCAGGAATGGTTGGAAGCGGTTATATGAATGGGCAGATGATCTTGTCCAGAGCTGCATTACTTCAGGGTTTCTCCAATGCAGCAGATAAAGAGAATACAGCGATACATGAATTTGTACACTTGCTGGACAAATCAGATGGGGCTACAGATGGAATTCCGGAAAACCTGATGAAACATGAGTACACTATCCCATGGATCAAAATGATCCATGGGGAGATGCACAAAATTGAACAGGGAAAATCAGACATTAACCCTTATGCGATTACCAATGAAGCAGAATTCTTTGCTGTGGTATCAGAATATTTCTTTGAGAAACCAGATCAGTTTAAATCCAGGCATCCTGAACTTTATGAAAGTTTGTCTGAGATATTTTTACAGGATCCAGCGCAAAAACTGCTATAG
- a CDS encoding Gfo/Idh/MocA family oxidoreductase codes for MKKEIVTGLMAYGMSGKVFHAPFVHAHPGFKLHAVTERNHKTAASDYPGIISYDSIDDLIADEAIELIIINTPNNTHYDYAKKALTAGKHILVEKPFVASSAEAKEIFSLAKQLDRKIFFYQNRRWDSDFIAVREVIDSGKLGKLSEVHFRYDRYRSTIGVKSFKEEPVAASGLMYDLGPHLLDQALSIFGKPDSFHKILGKNRVGTKVDDYFSIHLSYPESVHVFVHSNMMVVDALPAFVINGTKGSLHKVRADAQEAQLLQGMKVSDPAYGIEAPGTAGKLTLIDEEGNKTKYDIPSLRGSYLPLFEAVYQSLINQQPYPVTEEKVITQLEILEA; via the coding sequence ATGAAAAAAGAGATCGTAACCGGCCTGATGGCCTATGGTATGTCAGGAAAAGTATTTCATGCCCCATTTGTGCATGCTCATCCTGGATTTAAATTACATGCAGTAACGGAAAGAAACCACAAGACCGCGGCAAGTGATTATCCGGGAATTATTAGTTACGATAGCATCGATGATTTAATTGCTGATGAAGCGATCGAGTTGATCATTATCAATACCCCTAACAATACTCATTACGACTATGCCAAAAAAGCATTAACTGCAGGGAAACATATTTTGGTAGAAAAACCATTCGTCGCCAGTTCTGCTGAAGCTAAAGAAATTTTCAGTCTGGCAAAACAATTGGACAGAAAAATCTTCTTCTATCAAAACAGGAGATGGGATAGTGATTTTATTGCCGTACGAGAAGTGATTGACAGCGGAAAACTTGGTAAGTTGAGCGAAGTCCATTTCCGTTATGACAGATATCGCTCCACAATTGGTGTAAAAAGTTTCAAGGAAGAACCTGTAGCAGCAAGTGGGTTGATGTATGATTTAGGCCCGCATTTATTGGACCAGGCACTAAGTATTTTCGGCAAACCGGACTCATTTCATAAAATTTTAGGGAAAAACCGGGTAGGGACCAAAGTCGATGATTATTTTTCAATCCATCTGAGCTACCCGGAAAGTGTTCATGTATTTGTTCATTCGAACATGATGGTGGTCGATGCTTTACCTGCCTTTGTCATTAACGGTACCAAAGGTTCCTTACATAAGGTGAGAGCAGATGCTCAGGAAGCACAATTATTACAGGGAATGAAAGTCTCTGATCCCGCTTATGGTATTGAAGCACCTGGAACAGCTGGTAAACTGACCTTAATTGACGAAGAGGGAAATAAAACAAAATATGATATTCCATCGCTGAGGGGAAGCTACCTGCCCCTATTTGAAGCGGTATATCAAAGTCTGATCAATCAGCAGCCTTATCCGGTAACAGAGGAGAAGGTTATTACTCAACTGGAAATTCTCGAAGCTTAA
- a CDS encoding OmpA family protein produces the protein MITSKFKIATFSIALAMGAMTFQGCDSLTKTQKGAGIGAAAGGVLGAIIGKKAGNTAVGAIIGAAVGGTAGGFIGKRMDKQAAEIQNAIPNAEVIREGEGIIVKFDSGILFGFDKSDLTASAKTNIQSLAGSINQYPGTDIKVIGHTDNKGTETYNLGLSERRAAAVKAYAVSQGVPSSRLITLGKGFSEPIADNTTEAGRAANRRVEVVIVANDQLKKEAKQQGK, from the coding sequence ATGATTACTTCAAAATTTAAAATAGCCACATTTAGTATCGCTTTAGCCATGGGTGCAATGACATTTCAAGGTTGCGATAGTTTAACTAAAACACAAAAAGGAGCTGGTATCGGAGCCGCTGCGGGTGGTGTTCTAGGTGCTATTATAGGCAAAAAAGCAGGTAATACTGCTGTTGGAGCTATCATTGGTGCTGCTGTAGGTGGTACTGCGGGTGGATTTATTGGAAAAAGAATGGATAAACAAGCGGCTGAGATTCAAAATGCAATCCCTAATGCTGAAGTAATCCGTGAAGGAGAAGGTATCATTGTAAAATTTGATAGCGGTATTCTATTTGGTTTTGATAAATCTGATTTAACAGCTTCAGCAAAAACAAATATCCAGTCTCTAGCTGGTTCTATCAACCAATATCCTGGAACAGATATCAAAGTAATTGGTCATACAGATAATAAAGGTACAGAAACTTATAACCTGGGTCTTTCTGAAAGAAGAGCTGCCGCTGTTAAAGCATATGCAGTTTCTCAAGGCGTTCCATCTTCACGTTTAATTACGTTAGGAAAAGGATTCTCTGAGCCAATTGCAGACAACACTACTGAGGCTGGAAGAGCTGCAAACCGTAGAGTTGAGGTAGTTATCGTAGCAAACGATCAATTGAAAAAAGAAGCCAAACAACAAGGCAAATAA
- a CDS encoding ABC transporter ATP-binding protein translates to MILEISSLQKVYGGRTVVNISDLQINAGETIGIVGNNGAGKTTLFRMLLDLIRPDQGQILSKGSTVINDDQWKEYTASYLDEGYLIDYLTSEEYFIFIGSLHKMSVAHVMDYLKQFHEFFNDEILGKGKYIRDFSKGNQNKIGIAAALMQAPELLVLDEPFANLDPTTQIRLRTLIKSLKQEYNMTTLISSHDLNHVTDVCDRIILMEKGLIIKDLRTNENTLRELEEYFSG, encoded by the coding sequence ATGATTTTAGAAATTTCGAGTTTACAAAAAGTATACGGGGGCAGAACCGTGGTAAATATTTCAGATTTACAGATCAATGCCGGGGAAACAATAGGGATTGTGGGTAATAACGGTGCAGGGAAAACAACCTTGTTCAGAATGCTGCTCGACCTGATCCGTCCGGATCAGGGACAAATTTTATCTAAGGGCTCAACAGTAATAAATGACGATCAATGGAAGGAATACACCGCGTCCTATCTGGATGAAGGTTATTTAATAGACTATCTGACTTCTGAGGAGTACTTTATCTTTATTGGAAGCTTACACAAAATGAGTGTTGCCCATGTGATGGATTACCTTAAACAATTTCATGAGTTCTTTAATGACGAGATTCTGGGCAAGGGAAAATACATCAGGGACTTTTCTAAAGGCAATCAAAATAAGATTGGGATTGCCGCGGCGTTAATGCAAGCTCCGGAGCTACTGGTATTGGATGAGCCTTTTGCAAATTTAGACCCCACCACTCAGATCAGGTTAAGAACACTGATAAAGTCGCTGAAACAAGAATATAATATGACTACTCTTATATCCAGTCATGACTTGAATCATGTCACAGATGTATGTGACCGGATTATCTTAATGGAAAAGGGTTTGATCATTAAAGATCTCCGCACCAATGAAAATACGTTACGGGAACTGGAAGAATATTTTTCCGGATAA